The sequence GGTGGAACAAAGAAAAATTTAACGGTTACCCCTAAAGAAATAGGTACGAAATATTATCAACAGGAAGTACAGTGGTACATGGCAATTTCAACACCACTTGCACCAACAGTCTACTCAAAAGTTGCGGCTGTTCATGCCTTAGATAAGCACGTTTCAGCAACTGATGTTGAGGTTTCGGTCGATGATGATTATATTTATAACTATGATTCCGAAATTACTACGACTTCAACTTATGCTCATGCTAAAGTTATGCCTGCTAACTTTACTGGCGATATCAAGTGGAGCATTGATAATACTGATTTAGCAACGATTGATGAAGATTCGGGATTGATTACGGCTAATACAAGAACTAAATCCGGGGTCGTTACAGTAACGGCTACAGCTATCAATAACGATGGTACCAAGGTTTCCGGCAGTGCTGAAGTTACTGTTGGTGGTGGTTTGGAAGATCAAACTGTCAAAGCCGGAGAAACTGCTAAATTTGAATTGATGGGTAATATTGGTGAGTTTGATGAACAAGAAGATATGAATTACTCGATTCGTTGGTTCAAAGAAGATCCAATCACTCATCAACAATCAGAAATTGAAGTTGGTAATAATGCAATTTCACATACAACGCCGAAGACGACTTTAAATGATGATGGAACGTTGTTCTTTGCTTATATCACGGTAAAAGCTAATGGGAAGACTTACGAATATACGACCAATGAAGCAACTTTACACGTCTTACCTGATGGAGGACCGGATATTTCTCTAGAAGATACTTTGGAAAATAAGACCTTTAACAATAGTAGCGATAATTCGACCAACCTCTATGACGTTAATAGTGATGATAATGTAGTCTTTAAAACCACTATTACTAACAATAGTAGTAGCGGACAGTTAAAAGATGCAACGTACAATTTGCCATTACGTGCTGGAACGACAATCAATAAGGTTACTTTGGATGATCAAGAATTAAGTGACACGGATTATGAAATCAAAAAAGATTCTGATTCCAACGAATTAACACTAATAGTTAAGAATATCAATCTAGGTATTCAGAAGTCAGCTGATTTGGTGGTTGATACTACAGTAGGGACGGTTAATAAGCGTGAAAATTATCGTTCAATTGCTTATTTGACGGGAACGGATGATTCCGGTAACAGTGTCCAAAAAATCGGTACGCCACGTTCCTTGAATTTAACGACTAATAGGCTGGAGTATACGATCAAAGATATTGATTATGGTTCAATTAGACCAATTGGTAATGATAAAGTAATTTTCCGCCAAAATGATGAAAGTAATTGGCCGGATAATGTTATGGACGTTGACGATATGAGAAGAGATAAAACACCAATCACATTGTCAGTTTCTCAAGATAGTGATTTTGTCAGTGAAGATAGCAAGAATACTTTGGCTGGTCATTTGAAATTTTTCGACGATGATTATGAACAAGACTTATTAACTGGTTCAGCTATCGTTTCTCAAACAAAATCGGGTCAAGAAATGACTTCTTTAAGTTGGCAAGCGGATAAAGGAATTCTTTTAGAATTAGACAACAAGCAATTAAATGCCTCGGGAAATTATGAAACCAAATTAAACTGGGTATTTACGGATAGTATTTAAAGAAACGAAGTGGGCAAATGTCTGCTTCGTTTCTTTGGTAAAAATCACTATATTCCAATATAATTAGAGTAATGTAAAAATAAAAGTGGGTGATATTAATGAAGAAGTATTTTTTGGGAGTTGTTTTATTGTTGATGACAGGAGTAATCGTTGGTTGTTCTAACGGATCTAATAGTTCTGACAATAACTCAACAACGACTAGTGAGTTAAAAGACGAGACTAAAGTTAGCGTCAATGAAGCCATCAAGTTGTATCAAAAGAACTTTCCAAAAGCTGATATTATTTCAATTGAACTGGAAAAACATTTGGGGAAACCAGTCTATACAATTGAAGGGGCTGATAAAACAACTGAATATCAGCTCAACATTAATGCCATCAATAAAAAAATAAAACAAAAATCAGAAGAACCCTTAGATGAGGAAGACCGTTCTGAAGCTAAGACGGAAAAATTGAATTTGGATAATTTAATTACTCTCAATAAAGCGGCTCAGATTGCAAAAAAAGCTGCTAAAGGTGGAAAAGCCACTGAATTTAAATTAGAGCAAAAATTGGGTGTAACTTTTTGGGAAGTTAAAGTAGTCAACGGACATACCGAGACTGAAGTTCAGATTGATGCTCAAAAAGGCAAAGTTCTTAAAACTGAAAAAGATTAATCATAGACAAAAAAACACGAAGCCATGTTGGCCTCGTGTTTTTGTTTAGCACCACTAATTATTCTTCAGTATCAGGTGCACTATACTTAGAAATTTTAATTTCATCTTTGTCGACATGTGCTTCTAATTGCTTATCCTTTGGATGATCTAGGAAGTAGTCGGCAACTTTATCTTCAATTTGTTCTTCGATTACACGACGGAGTGGACGAGCACCCATCTTAGGGTTGTAACCTAAATCAACTAATTTATCCTTAGCATCTTTAGTTACATGAATGCTTAGACCTTGATCAGCAATCATCTTGTTAGTATCGTCGAGCATCAAGTCAACAATTTTCAAGAGGTTGTCTTTAGTCAAGGAGTTGAATTCAACGATACCATCAAATCTATTCAAGAATTCTGGCTTGAAGTATTCAGACAAGCGATTCATGATTGAATTTGTTGTTCCATTTGCTTCAGCACTGAATCCAACGTTAGCTTCTTGCATGCCTTGTCCGGCATTTGAAGTCATGATGATGATAGTATCCTTGAAACTAACAGTTCTACCTTGAGAATCTGTCAAACGACCATCATCGAGGATTTGCAAGAACATGTGCATAACGTCAGGGTGAGCTTTTTCAATTTCATCTAGTAGAACTAGACTGTATGGATTACGACGAACCTTTTCAGTTAATTGACCAGCTTCTTCGTAACCAACATACCCGGGAGGTGAACCGATCAACTTAGAAATTGAATGCTTTTCCATGTACTCAGACATGTCGAAACGAATCATTGAATCCTCGGAACCGAATAGTTCACGAGCAAGTTGTTTAGCAAGCTCTGTCTTACCAACACCAGTAGGTCCAACGAATAGGAAGGAACCAATTGGACGACCAG comes from Companilactobacillus pabuli and encodes:
- a CDS encoding PepSY domain-containing protein, which translates into the protein MKKYFLGVVLLLMTGVIVGCSNGSNSSDNNSTTTSELKDETKVSVNEAIKLYQKNFPKADIISIELEKHLGKPVYTIEGADKTTEYQLNINAINKKIKQKSEEPLDEEDRSEAKTEKLNLDNLITLNKAAQIAKKAAKGGKATEFKLEQKLGVTFWEVKVVNGHTETEVQIDAQKGKVLKTEKD